From the Selenomonas timonae genome, one window contains:
- the lpxB gene encoding lipid-A-disaccharide synthase — MKIMLSAGETSGDLHGAALARELRALDPAVSLIGFGGAEMAAAGVVLRQNYTDYNVMGISAVLLNLRRIFALLDDLTRLMEEERPDVLVIIDYPDFNWRLAARAKERGIPVFSYIPPSAWAWRKGRAKSCARVADEIVAIFPHELPPYEAAGANISFVGNPLIDTVRAEMGEEEARRHFGVADGEIPVLLMPGSRREEIERLLAPMLGAAEILAARDSARRFFLPVAGGVDTAQIQRHLAASSVEVTLTYDARYALMGIARAAIAASGTVIMEAAIMGLPAVVLYRMSVLSYLVGRLLVDVPRFSLPNILLGETFETELLQDEVQPERIAEAMENIIADGAARDYVTERLARAVAVLGEPNAARRVAEKILALARTSET, encoded by the coding sequence GAGATGGCAGCGGCGGGCGTTGTCCTCCGTCAGAACTATACAGACTACAACGTCATGGGGATCTCGGCGGTTCTCTTGAATCTCCGACGCATCTTTGCCCTCCTCGACGACCTCACGCGGCTCATGGAGGAGGAGCGTCCAGATGTTCTCGTCATCATCGACTATCCGGACTTTAATTGGCGGCTCGCGGCGCGAGCAAAAGAGCGGGGCATCCCCGTTTTTTCTTATATTCCGCCCTCTGCGTGGGCGTGGCGCAAGGGACGCGCAAAGTCCTGCGCCAGGGTTGCGGACGAGATCGTCGCCATCTTCCCTCACGAGCTGCCGCCCTATGAGGCGGCGGGCGCAAACATCTCCTTCGTCGGCAATCCGCTCATCGACACCGTGCGTGCGGAGATGGGCGAAGAGGAGGCGCGGCGCCACTTCGGCGTCGCAGATGGGGAGATCCCCGTGCTCCTTATGCCGGGCAGCCGCCGCGAGGAAATTGAGCGGCTGCTGGCGCCGATGCTCGGTGCGGCGGAGATCCTTGCCGCGCGGGACAGCGCGCGGCGATTCTTCCTGCCCGTAGCGGGCGGTGTCGATACAGCTCAGATTCAGCGGCATCTTGCGGCGTCCTCTGTGGAGGTGACGCTCACCTATGACGCGCGCTATGCGCTCATGGGGATCGCGCGCGCGGCAATCGCGGCGTCGGGGACAGTCATCATGGAGGCAGCGATTATGGGGCTGCCCGCTGTTGTCCTCTATCGGATGTCTGTGCTCTCCTATCTCGTCGGACGCCTGCTTGTCGATGTGCCGCGCTTCTCCCTGCCGAATATTCTGCTTGGGGAAACGTTTGAAACAGAGCTGCTGCAAGACGAAGTGCAGCCTGAGCGCATCGCCGAGGCGATGGAGAACATCATCGCGGACGGTGCGGCGCGCGACTATGTGACGGAGCGTCTCGCGCGCGCCGTCGCTGTGCTCGGAGAGCCGAATGCCGCGCGCCGCGTGGCGGAGAAGATTCTTGCGCTTGCGAGAACTTCTGAAACGTGA